The Verrucomicrobiales bacterium genome has a window encoding:
- a CDS encoding putative Ig domain-containing protein, whose product TTGTLLNAADGVLRVLQGTGGGRVINAELDNRGTLEVAANLELLAGANHRNSGLMEVTAGTTTVSAGSFSNQGETRVMAAATLVLSGAALANSATGLLSGTGTLDLSAASAATNVGVVAPGVSSGTLRVTGDYPQSAGGRLQLEIGGFTPTTQYDRLMVSGQALLGGLVRATLVNGFLPKKDDAFTVLTYASRNGSFAAVQSAEPERIAWRMQYGATSAQLIVANTAPTLAAIANQTVNEETVLSLTPTATDQDLPPQTFTYSLTTAPAGMTINPSSGLITWTPAEAQGPGVHNVTVRVTDNGTPALGHTTSFSVTVNEVNLAPVLPALPDATMIHAGTTFTANLSATDSDLPANTLTYSLPTGPSDATLSPAGVVSWSAPVTAAGTVADFTVGVTDNGLPTASDNRSFQVQVTGRLEILSSAQTGAQLEVTWRAIPGRIYRLIASDTLPATEWTPVPGDIEATGATATKTIPIGALAGGNYFRVELVGE is encoded by the coding sequence GACCACCGGAACACTGCTCAATGCGGCCGACGGTGTTCTGCGCGTGCTCCAGGGCACGGGCGGCGGTCGGGTCATCAACGCCGAACTCGACAATCGTGGCACCCTCGAGGTCGCCGCGAACCTGGAACTCCTGGCCGGTGCGAACCATCGCAACAGCGGGCTGATGGAAGTGACTGCCGGCACGACCACAGTGTCGGCTGGCTCCTTCTCCAATCAGGGCGAGACGCGCGTAATGGCGGCGGCGACCTTGGTCTTGTCAGGTGCCGCGCTAGCAAATTCTGCCACGGGGTTGCTCAGCGGAACGGGAACGTTGGATTTGTCCGCCGCCTCCGCCGCTACCAACGTCGGCGTCGTAGCTCCGGGGGTGTCGTCGGGAACTTTGCGTGTGACGGGCGATTACCCGCAGTCCGCTGGTGGCAGGTTGCAACTGGAGATCGGCGGATTCACGCCTACCACACAGTATGACCGGCTCATGGTCTCGGGGCAGGCCCTGCTCGGAGGCCTCGTCCGCGCCACTCTGGTGAATGGATTTCTCCCGAAGAAAGACGATGCGTTCACCGTGCTCACCTACGCCTCGCGGAACGGCAGTTTCGCCGCGGTTCAGTCAGCCGAACCGGAACGGATCGCCTGGCGGATGCAATACGGTGCAACCAGCGCGCAACTCATTGTCGCCAACACCGCCCCCACCCTGGCGGCCATCGCCAATCAGACCGTGAACGAGGAGACGGTCCTCTCCCTCACCCCCACCGCGACGGACCAGGACTTGCCTCCGCAAACGTTCACTTACTCACTCACCACCGCACCGGCCGGCATGACGATTAACCCCTCTTCTGGCTTGATCACCTGGACACCGGCGGAAGCGCAAGGACCGGGCGTTCACAACGTGACCGTACGGGTCACGGACAATGGCACCCCGGCGCTCGGGCACACCACCAGTTTCAGCGTGACGGTCAACGAAGTAAACCTAGCTCCAGTGCTCCCAGCCCTGCCCGACGCCACGATGATCCACGCCGGCACCACGTTTACTGCCAACCTGAGCGCGACTGATTCCGATCTGCCGGCCAACACATTGACCTATTCGCTGCCGACCGGCCCCAGCGACGCCACCCTGAGCCCCGCCGGGGTAGTCAGCTGGAGTGCACCGGTGACGGCTGCCGGGACAGTCGCAGACTTCACCGTAGGCGTCACTGACAACGGATTGCCAACAGCCAGCGACAACCGCAGCTTTCAGGTGCAGGTGACAGGTAGGCTGGAAATCCTTAGCTCCGCGCAGACAGGCGCACAATTGGAAGTCACCTGGCGGGCCATTCCCGGACGGATATATCGGCTCATCGCTTCCGATACCTTGCCGGCCACCGAATGGACGCCGGTCCCCGGGGACATCGAAGCCACTGGAGCGACCGCGACCAAGACCATCCCCATCGGGGCTCTGGCCGGAGGCAATTACTTCCGCGTCGAATTAGTCGGAGAATAA